The genomic interval TTCCGCGAGCGCCCGCGATTCGCGGTCCATGTTCCCGTCGACGAACCCTCGACCCATGGACCTTTCGGCGGTCCCGCAGGATTTTGTGGTAGTCTCTCGTCTGTGCGCCCATGCCCCATCGCGCCAACTACGCGCTGGTCAACGTGAGTTGCCACCTCGGGCCGACCGACGACGCCATCGAGGTGCCGTGGGCCGAGTACGTCGGCGACGCCACGCCCGAATTCGAGTTCGAGGTGCCGACCGACGACGCGACCGACGCCTATCTCGGCCTCCAGGCGTTCCGGGTCGGGACGTTCGACCACGAACTCCGGATCAACGGCGAGTCGCTCGGCGGGTTCGACGTGCCCCCCGCCGACGGCTGGCAGTACTGGGAGGACGCCGTCACCGAGGTGGAGTTGCGCGAGGGAACCAACACCCTGCAGGTGGTCCGGGACGAGTCCGTCGACGACAGCTTCGCGGTCAACAACGTCACGGTCCACTGGCGCGAGCCGGTCGAATAGCTGTCGAGACGCGGGATGACCAAGCGCGACCGGAAGTCGCGACCGCTCAGAAGTGCTGAATCTGCTTCGAGACGTAGTCCGCCCAGTTGAGGTGGAACTCCAACAGCCACGTTTCGTCGAGTGTCCGGTCGCCCGACTCGGCCCGCTCGGTCGACCACCGTATCTCGCCGTCTGCGACCCAGACGTGCAGGGACTCCCCGCTGGTGAGGTCCGTATCGAGCGCGTCTCTGTACCACTGCTCCTCGGCCGAACCGGGAGCCCTGTCGAGGATGATCTCTGCCCCTGCCGGAACGGCTTGCCCGCCCTCGTGTGCGAGCGTCAGCGACCGCTCGTCGTCGGCGAGTGTGCCCCGTATGGTCGGCGCGCGGTCCCGGGCGGTCTCGGCCCAGTTGGGTTCGGTGACCGTCGTCTCGCCGATATCGGTGACGGCCAGTTCGCTCTCCAGCAGTCGGTCCTCGCCGTCGCTGGTCGCGTCGAACGCACCCTCGAACGACCGGACGATGCCGTCGGACGTGGCGACGAGCGTGGCCGAGATATCCCCGAGTCGGTAGTCTCCGAAGCCGGTGGGGCCACTGAGCGCGTCCTCGTCGGCGACGCTGTTCGACGTGAGCTCGAACTGCTCGCCGTCGTCCTCCTCGACCGGCGGTCCGAACGAGCCAGCGCGGATGAACGCTTCGAGTTCGAGGGCGAACGTCGCCGGTTCGGGCTCGATGTCGTATGGGACCCCCTCCGGGCGGATGTCGATGTAACCGTACCAGACGTCCCCCTCTTGGGTCTGGCGCCACCAGCCGTCGTTGCCGTCGTAGTAGAACTCTATCGGTCGACTCTCGTCCCAGCCGGGATTCTTCGTTATCGTCGCTCGCTCGTCGTCCATCACGACGGTCGTCTCTTCGGCGTCTTCGCGAGAACTGTCCTGAAACTCGAAGTCGAGTGTGTACGTCCGTTCGGACAGCCGACTCGCGTGCGTCTCAGCGAGCGTCGTCGAGACGCCGTCTTCGCCGACTCCGAGCGGATAGTTGGTTCCTCCGGCCTGCCCGTCACTCGACGCCCCGTCTTCGTCTGGGTCGCTCTCCTCGTCCGGGTCGCTCTCCTCGTCCGGGTCGGCTCCGTCCCCCGACTCGCTTTCGCCGATGAATCTGAGACAGCCGCTCGTCAGCAAAGCACCTCCCGCGCCCAGTAGCGTCCGTCGGTGCATGTTTCGCATATTTTCTCCTTCGTTTATAAATTTATACAGATACGTACGGATTGCGGTATTTCAGGTTCGCTCACGTCTCACTCGCGAGTCCGACGCCGAACCACCGCCGTTCCCCGGCAGATTTTTGCTGGG from Halorussus salilacus carries:
- a CDS encoding DUF7537 family lipoprotein translates to MHRRTLLGAGGALLTSGCLRFIGESESGDGADPDEESDPDEESDPDEDGASSDGQAGGTNYPLGVGEDGVSTTLAETHASRLSERTYTLDFEFQDSSREDAEETTVVMDDERATITKNPGWDESRPIEFYYDGNDGWWRQTQEGDVWYGYIDIRPEGVPYDIEPEPATFALELEAFIRAGSFGPPVEEDDGEQFELTSNSVADEDALSGPTGFGDYRLGDISATLVATSDGIVRSFEGAFDATSDGEDRLLESELAVTDIGETTVTEPNWAETARDRAPTIRGTLADDERSLTLAHEGGQAVPAGAEIILDRAPGSAEEQWYRDALDTDLTSGESLHVWVADGEIRWSTERAESGDRTLDETWLLEFHLNWADYVSKQIQHF
- a CDS encoding DUF7383 domain-containing protein, which gives rise to MPHRANYALVNVSCHLGPTDDAIEVPWAEYVGDATPEFEFEVPTDDATDAYLGLQAFRVGTFDHELRINGESLGGFDVPPADGWQYWEDAVTEVELREGTNTLQVVRDESVDDSFAVNNVTVHWREPVE